From a region of the Malania oleifera isolate guangnan ecotype guangnan chromosome 12, ASM2987363v1, whole genome shotgun sequence genome:
- the LOC131145224 gene encoding stem-specific protein TSJT1-like, which yields MLAIFKKGLADAPQELNSSASFKASLKPKLPQETLNDFLSSHSNNAFSVCFGDEASLAFVPPQRSISIHKRLFCGMGDIYCIFEGELNNLCALLRQYGLSKNANEAMFVVEAYRTLRDRGPCPAHQVLKDLEGSFGFVVYDAKDGTVFAALGADERVKLFWGLAADGSLVISDNLQLIKASCAKSYAPFPAGCMFHSEGGLVSFEHPMNKMKPMPRIDSEGVMCGANFKVDSYSKTSGMPRVGSEANWAVWGPHA from the exons atgTTGGCGATATTCAAGAAAGGATTGGCAGATGCGCCTCAGGAGCTGAACAGCTCTGCTTCATTTAAGGCCTCTTTGAAGCCTAAGCTTCCCCAAGAAACTCTCAATGATTTTCTCTCTTCCCATTCCAACAATGCTTTCTCTGTTTGCTTTGGAGATGAGGCCTCACTGGCCTTTGTGCCCCCCCAAAGATCCATTTCCATTCATAaaag GTTGTTCTGTGGAATGGGTGACATATATTGCATCTTTGAGGGGGAGCTGAACAACCTGTGCGCCCTCCTCAGGCAGTATGGCCTCTCAAAGAACGCCAATGAGGCCATGTTCGTCGTCGAAGCGTACCGGACCCTGCGGGATCGGGGTCCCTGCCCTGCCCACCAGGTCCTCAAGGATCTAGAAGGCAGCTTTGGGTTTGTTGTGTATGATGCAAAAGATGGAACTGTTTTTGCAGCACTG GGTGCTGATGAAAGGGTGAAGCTCTTCTGGGGTTTGGCAGCAGATGGGTCTCTGGTGATTTCTGATAATCTGCAACTCATTAAAGCAAGTTGTGCAAAATCATATGCACCCTTCCCCGCAG GGTGCATGTTTCACAGTGAAGGAGGGTTAGTGAGCTTTGAGCATCCAATGAACAAGATGAAGCCAATGCCCAGGATAGACAGTGAGGGAGTCATGTGTGGGGCCAACTTCAAAGTAGATTCCTATTCGAAGACAAGTGGCATGCCACGTGTCGGAAGCGAAGCCAATTGGGCTGTTTGGGGCCCTCATGCCTAA